The Lentisphaera araneosa HTCC2155 sequence AAGGTGAGGCAAGCTCATTCCAAGGTTGGAAGATGCGTTGAAGACTAAGCTGGCTCGGATAGGGGCTGAGGAGGGTGTAGGCAATTAAAGCTAGGATTGAAAATAGGAGAGGAGATAGATTTTTTTTCTTAGGGGGCAGTTGGAGATGTGCGGGCTCTAAATGAGAGATTATTGTGTCCTGCTGAATACTTAGGCAATGACTCAAGCAAGATTTGAGTTCAGGACGAGCTTTTTCAATTTTTCGAGCGACGTAAAGAAGGTTAAGCTTAACTTGAGAGTTCTTTATACTTTGCACTAAAAATAGGCAAGAATAAATAAAAAAGAGCAGAAAGAAAACCCAGCGCAATGAGGGGCTGAATTTTAAGAAGTGATCACTAATGATGAAAGCCGTTAGAAAAGGAATGAGTAAGCTCAAATAAGTCAAGATTGACTCACGTAATGCGCCTAGACGCTCCTTTCTAGAGTGGCTTTCTAAGTAATTAATCAGTTCTTGTTGCGTCATTAACAATATCTCGACTTAATTCCCGTACGCCAGTACCTTTGAGGCTCGAAATCCAAAAAGTTTTTTCGGGCTTTGAGTCCTGCAGGAGCTCTTTGATTTCTTTACGGCGCTTTGAAGTGGCTTTTTGGTTGAGTTTATCAGATTTTGACAAAACGACTGTGACTTGAAAACCGTGATCTTTAAAAAATTGCATGGCATCGAGGTCGGAATCAGCCGGTCCATGGCGACAATCCGTGACGAGAATGATGCGCTCGATATTATCTCTGTCGGCATCCAAATAACTGGTGATCAGTTCTTCCCATAGTCTTCTTTCTTTTTTTGTACGTTTGGCAAAACCATAACCAGGTAAATCGGCAAGGACCTTTTTTAAGAAGCTGCAGTGAAAAAGGTTGACTTTTCGAGTCTTACCCGGCTCACGTGAAATTTGGGCAATTTTACTTCGTGTAAGGCAATTGAGCAGGGAGCTTTTTCCCGCATTCGAACGACCAGCAAAGACAATGCGTTTTTCTGATTTTCCTGCTAAGGCACCACTCTCTTTCAAAAGGGCCTCGAGCTGTTTGGGGTCGCCAATACTGGTCATGTAATTTACGGCCATGGATT is a genomic window containing:
- the yihA gene encoding ribosome biogenesis GTP-binding protein YihA/YsxC: MAVNYMTSIGDPKQLEALLKESGALAGKSEKRIVFAGRSNAGKSSLLNCLTRSKIAQISREPGKTRKVNLFHCSFLKKVLADLPGYGFAKRTKKERRLWEELITSYLDADRDNIERIILVTDCRHGPADSDLDAMQFFKDHGFQVTVVLSKSDKLNQKATSKRRKEIKELLQDSKPEKTFWISSLKGTGVRELSRDIVNDATRTD